The sequence GAGGTGAACGCCAAGCTGGCGGAGCTGCGGGCGGAGGTGGACGGCCTGCGGACGATCGTCCGCGTGGACCGCACCGAGCTGTCGAAGAACATCCTGCGCGGCCTGCTGGCCTACCGGGAGCTCCTGACCACCCGCCCGCAGTGGCGGGGCCGGGTGATCCACCTGGCGTCGGCGTACCCCTCGCGGCAGGACCTGAAGGTGTACCAGGACTACACGCAGTCGGTGCGGGACCTGGCGGCGGAGATCAACGAGGAGTTCGGTACGGAGGACTGGCAGCCGGTGCTGGTGTCGGTGAAGGACGACTTCGAACGCTCGCTGGCGGCGTACCGGCTGGCGGACGTGGCGCTGGTGAATCCGGTGCGGGACGGGATGAACCTGGTGGCGAAGGAGATCCCGGTGGTGTCGGAGGCGGGGTGCGTGCTGGTGCTGTCGACGGGGGCGGGGGCGTACGAGGAGCTCCGCCAGGACGCGCTGACGGTGAACCCGTACGACGTGACGCAGACGGCGGAGGCGTTGCACGCGGCGCTGGCGATGCCGGTGCCGGAGCGCACGGAACGCACCAAGCGCCTCGCCGCGGCGGCGACGTCCCTCCCCCCGGCGGCCTGGTTCACGGCCCAGCTCTCGGCCCTGACCGACTGACCATCCTGCGGCGCCGCTGCCGGGGCTCCGCCCCGGACCCCGCTCCTCAAACGCCGGAGGGGCTGAATTCTCCGGCGGCGACGGCTCACATCCAGCCTCGCCGGCGTTCGAGGCGCGGGGGTTCGGGGGCGGACCCCCCGGCAACGGACGGTCAGGACCGCAGGGCCGCGGCCAGCTGGGCCAGGAAGGCGGCGACCGGGCCCGGGCCGGGGAGTACCAGGTCGGCCCGCGCGGCGAGCTCGGGGACCTCCGCGGAGCCACTGCACACCAGCAGCCCCGGCAGGCCGTCCGTACGGCCCTTCTCCACCGCCGCGAACGCCGCCAGGTCACCCAGGTCGTCGCCCGCGTACAGCACCGCCTCCGCGTCCCGCTCCGCCAGGAACTCGGTCAGGGCGACGCCCTTGTCCATGCCCGGCGGCCGAAGCTCCAGCACCGCCCGCCCCGGCTCGACCATCAGCCCGTGCCGCGCCGCGAGGTCCGCCAGCGGCTCCCGCAGCGCCGCGAAGGCGGCCGCCGGATCCTCGGCCCGCCGGGTGTGGACGGCCAGCGCCCGGCCCTTCTCCTCGATCCAGGTGCCGCGCCAGGCCCCGATCGAGTCCAGGAACCCCGGCAGCTCCGCCCGGACCGCCGCCACCCCGGGGTGCTCGGCGGGCGCGTGGACGATGCCGCTGACGGCGTCCCACCGTTCGGCTCCGTAGTGGCCGAGGACGACCAGGTGCTGCAGGCCGGGGACCCCGGCGAAGCCCCCGTAGCGGACGGCG comes from Streptomyces virginiae and encodes:
- the otsB gene encoding trehalose-phosphatase — encoded protein: MGSHPHDLPMPVTAAGREGLEALLRTPRRSVVALDFDGTLADIVPDPDQARAHPGAVPALSALAPEVDSVAVITGRPAGVAVRYGGFAGVPGLQHLVVLGHYGAERWDAVSGIVHAPAEHPGVAAVRAELPGFLDSIGAWRGTWIEEKGRALAVHTRRAEDPAAAFAALREPLADLAARHGLMVEPGRAVLELRPPGMDKGVALTEFLAERDAEAVLYAGDDLGDLAAFAAVEKGRTDGLPGLLVCSGSAEVPELAARADLVLPGPGPVAAFLAQLAAALRS